From Halorubrum salinarum, the proteins below share one genomic window:
- the tmk gene encoding dTMP kinase → MLITLEGLDGSGKTTVWEALQDVYPDATFTREPTDSWYGEAVGRSMGDPDADPLAELFLYTADHANHLSETVRPALADGGLVIADRYSDSRFAYQGATLARSDAGIERPLEYVRGIHAAFSRPPDATIYLDLDPKTAAERAGRTDKFERDGYLAAVRDNYERLIDADPGRFHRVDATRAPEDVVARVEEIVAGLVDR, encoded by the coding sequence ATGCTGATCACGCTGGAGGGGCTCGACGGCAGCGGTAAGACGACGGTCTGGGAGGCGCTCCAGGACGTGTACCCCGACGCGACGTTCACCCGCGAGCCCACCGACAGCTGGTACGGCGAGGCGGTCGGGCGCTCGATGGGCGACCCGGACGCCGACCCGCTCGCGGAGCTGTTCCTGTACACCGCCGACCACGCGAACCACCTCTCGGAGACGGTGCGACCGGCGCTGGCGGACGGCGGCCTCGTGATCGCCGACCGGTACTCAGACTCGCGGTTCGCCTATCAGGGAGCGACGCTCGCGCGCTCGGACGCCGGGATCGAGCGGCCGCTGGAGTACGTCCGAGGGATCCACGCCGCCTTCTCGCGCCCGCCGGACGCGACGATCTACCTCGACTTGGACCCGAAGACCGCGGCCGAGCGGGCGGGCCGGACCGACAAGTTCGAGCGCGACGGCTACCTCGCCGCCGTGCGCGACAACTACGAGCGGCTGATCGACGCCGACCCCGGCCGGTTTCATCGCGTCGACGCGACGCGCGCGCCGGAGGACGTGGTCGCTCGGGTCGAGGAGATAGTGGCCGGCCTGGTCGACCGCTGA